The Marinilabiliales bacterium genomic interval GGTTGTCAAACCTTAGATTTGCAAATATGACGTTCAACTTACCTTCAGGTTACAATGTCCCGTAAAAAACTACTCGTCACGCAATGAATCTGCCGGGTTGGTACGGGCAGCCCTCAATGCAAGTGATGATACGGTGGCGAGGCTGATTAACCATGCAAGCACTCCCGCAGCAATGAACAGGTGAATTCCTGCGGTTGTACTGTATGCAAAGCCTGCAAGCCACTCCTGCATAAGATACCATGCAAGCGGCCAGGCAATGATATTGGCGATAATGACCCACCGGGTAAAATCGCCTACGATCATAGCGGTCACCTGCAATTCACCGGCACCCATAACCTTCCTTATCCCGATCTCCCTGGTCCTTCTGAGGACAATGAACGAGGTCAGTCCGTACAGACCTATAGATGCAATGAATATGGCAAGCAGTGCAGCATTGCCGAACATCCTGCCGAATCTCTCCTCAGTGCGGTACAAATACTCAAAGCTATCATCGAGAAAATAGTAATTGAGGCTGGCGGCCGGGAACAGTTCCGACCAGACATTCTCAATATGAACAAGTGCCTCAGCCTCGCTGCCGGGCCTTAATTTCAGGTTGACCACCGAACACCAGTCGGGCCTGTAATAAATTACCAGCGGTTCTATATCATTATGGAGGGAGTGAAAGTTAAAATCCTCCACCACGCCAATCACTTCACCAAACTCCTCCCGCTCCCACAACCTGAATCTTTTGCCGGCTGCCGGCTCATCTCCATAAATCATCCTGGCTGCAGTCCGGTTTATTATATAACCATTCTCACGGTCGTATATACTTCCCTCAATGAAATCCCTCCCTTCTGCTATTCTCAGCCCCATCAGCCTGATATAATCTTCAGTAACCGGTAACGAATAAAAACTGTTGACCTCGTCAAGATAATAAAAACCCTGTTTCATCATTACCCTGCCGGGAATATTGTTGGAATATGCAAGATCAAGTATGCCCGGATGCTTCAGCATACGTTCCCTGATCAGGTCCTTTGATTGGTGCTGTTCCTGTTCTGTCAGTGAAAAACAGACTATATTACTGCTGTCGAACCCGAGGTCCTTATTCTTCATGAACCTGATCTGGCTGGTTACAACCAGTGTGGAGATTATGAGTATAATTGAGATAACATATTGAACGACAATCAGCACTTTGCGGAATAATCCTCCTGCAGGCCCCGTACCGGTACCGCCCTTAAGCACGGTCACGGGACTGAACCCGGTCAGGTAAAACGCAGGGTACAACCCGGCAACAAGACCGAGGATTACGGCTCCTGAAAGAACAATGAGCAAGAAGCCTGAAAGATAGTCAATATGCATATTTGCCAGCACAAGCCTGTTGAATGGAGGAAGGGTCAGCTCAACAACTGCAACTGCAATAATCCCGGCTGCCAGGCACAGGATTACGGTCTCCACAAGAAACTGCAGCACCAGAACTGACCGGCCTGCCCCGGCCACTTTCCTGACCCCGATCTCCCGGGCCCTGGTCGAAGCTGCTGCAGTGGACAGGTTAATAAAATTGATCGCTGCAATCAGAAGTATAAAAACCGCGGAAGTAAGGAATATCAGGACAAAAGGCCTGTTGCCCTTCCTGATGCCCCGGTCAAACTCCACCCCTTCTGCAAAATAGGTTTCTCCCAGTGGCCTGAGCCTCACCGTCAGGCTGAACTCATCTTCATCAGTCAGTCCGCTGTTTTCGAACCTTTCCCGGTAAATATCCTCTTCCAGAAGTCCGGCATCGGCGCCACCGGCAAGCAAAAGGTAAATACTGAAATTTGCGTATGATGAAAGTTCTCCCAGTTCAGAAAAACCCATGATCCAGGGCACCGAAAGGAATGACCCGACAGCTTCTGCCTGGATAGTGGAATTCGGAGGGGGGTCTTCCATCACGCCGGTTACCGTGAATGGCTGGTTGTTTCTCATGTATATGACACGGCCCACCGGTGAGCCGTTTCCGAAAACCCTGCTTGCAAGGCTCTCGGTGATAACAATTTCATAGGGGGATGCCAGAATGCTCCCGCGATTTCCCTGAAGCAGGCGGAACGAGAATATGTCGAAAAAGGTGGAGTCAGCCCATATGATATTGCTGAACCTGTAGCTTTTGTCTCCATACTCAAAGGACGGTGACGAATTATAAAAATCTATCCGGGAAACCTTTTCGATCCCGGGGAAGTTCTCAGCAAGAAAATCGGCATTCTGCGGGGGATTGATGACCTGGTTATTAAATTCAACCCTGACTATGCGGTCTCTGTTCTCATGAAACCTGTCAGTCGAATACTGGCTGATAACATAAAGCATCAGCAG includes:
- a CDS encoding FtsX-like permease family protein gives rise to the protein MLYVISQYSTDRFHENRDRIVRVEFNNQVINPPQNADFLAENFPGIEKVSRIDFYNSSPSFEYGDKSYRFSNIIWADSTFFDIFSFRLLQGNRGSILASPYEIVITESLASRVFGNGSPVGRVIYMRNNQPFTVTGVMEDPPPNSTIQAEAVGSFLSVPWIMGFSELGELSSYANFSIYLLLAGGADAGLLEEDIYRERFENSGLTDEDEFSLTVRLRPLGETYFAEGVEFDRGIRKGNRPFVLIFLTSAVFILLIAAINFINLSTAAASTRAREIGVRKVAGAGRSVLVLQFLVETVILCLAAGIIAVAVVELTLPPFNRLVLANMHIDYLSGFLLIVLSGAVILGLVAGLYPAFYLTGFSPVTVLKGGTGTGPAGGLFRKVLIVVQYVISIILIISTLVVTSQIRFMKNKDLGFDSSNIVCFSLTEQEQHQSKDLIRERMLKHPGILDLAYSNNIPGRVMMKQGFYYLDEVNSFYSLPVTEDYIRLMGLRIAEGRDFIEGSIYDRENGYIINRTAARMIYGDEPAAGKRFRLWEREEFGEVIGVVEDFNFHSLHNDIEPLVIYYRPDWCSVVNLKLRPGSEAEALVHIENVWSELFPAASLNYYFLDDSFEYLYRTEERFGRMFGNAALLAIFIASIGLYGLTSFIVLRRTREIGIRKVMGAGELQVTAMIVGDFTRWVIIANIIAWPLAWYLMQEWLAGFAYSTTAGIHLFIAAGVLAWLISLATVSSLALRAARTNPADSLRDE